One genomic region from Acidobacteriota bacterium encodes:
- a CDS encoding lysophospholipid acyltransferase family protein → MNSLAVYILARTGIALFRLLPRAAGGGLIRALASLFYRLDRRHRRIAGVNLRIAFPSLPERERGRIARRSFQNAALNLLEISRLPALSPENISRLAVYDEVEGLDNYREARRRGKGILYLTGHFSSWELLPTAHALYGHPLAFTTRPLDNPRLERYLSSVRALHGNRVIPKGNSARAILTELHSGRDFGILMDQNTSPDEGVFARFFGVPAATSSSVALFALRTGAPVLPGYLTPMEGGRYRIRFLPPMEAVRTGDRERDIEVNTQRFNDVLERIVREQPESWLWGHRRWKNQPPENPQDLYALSPEELAAFLCRTRG, encoded by the coding sequence TTGAATTCCCTTGCCGTCTACATCCTGGCCCGGACAGGAATTGCGCTTTTCCGCCTGCTCCCCCGCGCCGCGGGGGGCGGGCTGATCCGCGCCCTCGCCTCTCTCTTCTACCGCCTCGACCGGCGGCACCGGCGGATCGCCGGCGTCAACCTGCGCATCGCCTTCCCCTCCCTGCCGGAGCGCGAGAGGGGGCGGATCGCCCGCCGCAGCTTCCAGAACGCGGCGCTCAACCTGCTCGAAATCAGCCGCCTCCCCGCCCTCTCCCCGGAGAACATCTCCCGCCTGGCGGTCTACGACGAGGTGGAGGGGCTCGACAACTACCGGGAGGCGCGCCGGCGGGGGAAGGGGATCCTCTACCTCACCGGGCACTTCAGCTCCTGGGAACTCCTCCCCACGGCCCACGCGCTCTACGGCCACCCGCTCGCGTTCACGACGAGGCCGCTCGACAACCCGCGCCTCGAACGCTACCTCTCCTCGGTCCGCGCGCTGCACGGCAACCGCGTCATCCCCAAGGGCAACTCCGCCCGCGCCATTCTCACGGAACTCCACTCGGGGCGCGATTTCGGCATCCTGATGGACCAGAACACCAGCCCGGACGAGGGGGTCTTCGCCCGCTTCTTCGGCGTCCCCGCCGCCACCTCCTCGAGCGTGGCGCTGTTCGCGCTGCGCACCGGCGCCCCCGTCCTCCCCGGCTACCTCACCCCCATGGAGGGGGGGCGCTACCGCATCCGCTTCCTCCCCCCGATGGAGGCGGTGCGCACCGGGGACCGGGAGCGGGACATCGAAGTCAACACCCAGCGGTTCAACGACGTGCTCGAGCGGATCGTGCGCGAGCAGCCCGAGAGCTGGCTCTGGGGCCACCGGCGCTGGAAGAACCAGCCGCCCGAAAACCCGCAGGACCTCTACGCCCTATCCCCGGAAGAACTCGCCGCCTTCCTTTGCCGCACCCGAGGCTAA
- the fabG gene encoding 3-oxoacyl-ACP reductase FabG translates to MQLLGKTAIVTGGARGIGRGICLELAGRGCDVAFSYSRSVDAADTLREEIEGLGRRAWAFQAPVESFALAADCVRRVAESAGGVDLLVNNAGIARDKLILRMSESDWDEVIGANLKGAFNFCRAAAPFMLRSRSGAILNISSVSGLHGAPGQAHYSASKAGLIGLTKALARELSGRGIRVNALALGFVDTEMTRALSPGYRERALGEIPLGRFASVAEVARIAAFLLSEDASYITGQVLQADGGLAI, encoded by the coding sequence ATGCAACTGCTGGGCAAAACGGCCATCGTGACCGGGGGGGCGCGCGGAATCGGGCGCGGCATCTGCCTCGAACTCGCCGGCCGCGGGTGCGACGTCGCCTTCAGCTACAGCCGGAGCGTGGACGCGGCCGACACCCTCCGGGAGGAGATCGAGGGCCTGGGGCGGCGCGCGTGGGCGTTCCAGGCGCCGGTCGAATCGTTCGCGCTCGCGGCCGACTGCGTGCGGCGGGTGGCCGAGAGCGCGGGAGGGGTGGATCTGCTCGTCAACAACGCCGGGATCGCCAGGGACAAGCTGATCCTGCGCATGAGCGAGAGCGACTGGGACGAGGTGATCGGGGCCAACCTCAAGGGGGCCTTCAATTTCTGCCGGGCCGCGGCCCCTTTCATGCTCCGCTCCCGATCGGGCGCCATCCTGAACATCTCCTCGGTGAGCGGCCTGCACGGCGCGCCGGGGCAGGCCCACTACTCCGCCTCCAAGGCGGGCCTGATCGGGCTGACCAAGGCGCTGGCCCGGGAACTGTCGGGCCGCGGCATCCGGGTGAACGCCCTGGCGCTCGGGTTCGTCGACACGGAAATGACCCGCGCCCTCTCCCCCGGGTACCGCGAGCGCGCCCTCGGCGAGATCCCGCTCGGGCGTTTCGCCTCCGTCGCGGAAGTGGCCCGGATCGCCGCCTTCCTCCTCTCCGAGGACGCCTCCTACATCACCGGCCAGGTGCTGCAGGCCGACGGGGGCCTGGCCATCTGA
- a CDS encoding RecX family transcriptional regulator, with amino-acid sequence MDTRPDPDLMKKAAALLARRPLCRADLGARLARAAPGTPVEPVLDRLEQLDLLNDAEYAYNFALHRMKRQGWGPARVDAALGRVGVPPPVIDAALGRVRGQLGEDAGLGAEIDRLWARRGVPRTPAEARSLADALARRGFARDRISAALRRRLPAALARRFDTGD; translated from the coding sequence ATGGATACCCGACCCGACCCCGACCTGATGAAAAAAGCCGCGGCGCTCCTCGCGCGCCGGCCGCTGTGCCGCGCCGACCTGGGCGCGCGTCTCGCCCGCGCCGCGCCCGGCACCCCGGTCGAACCGGTGCTCGACCGGCTCGAACAGCTCGACCTTCTCAACGACGCCGAATATGCGTATAATTTCGCTCTCCATCGGATGAAACGGCAGGGATGGGGACCGGCCAGGGTGGACGCCGCCCTCGGCCGGGTCGGCGTGCCCCCGCCCGTCATCGATGCGGCGCTCGGGCGCGTGCGGGGGCAGCTCGGGGAGGACGCCGGGCTCGGGGCCGAAATCGACCGGCTCTGGGCGCGCCGCGGCGTTCCCCGCACCCCCGCCGAAGCCCGGAGCCTCGCCGACGCCCTTGCCCGGCGCGGCTTCGCCCGGGACCGGATATCGGCCGCGCTCCGCCGGCGGCTCCCCGCGGCGCTCGCGCGCCGCTTCGACACAGGAGATTGA
- the alaS gene encoding alanine--tRNA ligase yields the protein MTSSLEIRETFLKYFEQNGHRRVPSSSLIPFNDPTLLFTNAGMNQFKDIFLGRERRPYTRAATSQKCMRVSGKHNDFKDVGHSRRHHTFFEMLGNFSFGDYFKKDAIHFAWELLTGRYGLDPGRLWITVFREDDEAWDLWHRQEGIPAERILRLDEADNFWTMGETGPCGPSSELHYDFGRSPLPDHGECDLTCPCGRWVEVWNLVFMQFNRDASGRMDPLPSPSIDTGMGLERITTILQGRTSNYDTDLFRPLLDELSGLCGNDYGADPGDDVSMRVIADHARAAAFVVGDGQYPGNDRRGYVLRKILRRAMVHGKRLGIADPFLYRLAGSVIEAMRPAYPELAETRETVARVIRREEESFAGTLGEGLRDFNERAARLKAAGERALPGEEAFFLYDTRGLPLEIIEDLARENGLTVDEAAFARAFETQRERSRRDYASGKIRQEVAQTLFEGTTDFVGYDAAGPVPARIRAIIVDGERAEAVSAGERGELALDATPFYAASGGQVGDTGRITRDGGRARVLDTIYRGTAITHLVEVEEGRLETGDAVTAEVDLAKRRLTMKNHTATHLLQAALRQVLGAHVKQAGSLVTPERLRFDFTHYAPLSPAEIRRVEDLVNGEIWNNSPIATSLMDLEEAMRSGATALFGEKYQEKVRVVEVPGFSRELCGGTHVPATGHIGVFKIVGEGGISAGVRRVEAVTGPAALERFRSDEELIDALQEEGRVPRQEIPALLEKLHGRVRSLERELGELKARSARSAIGDILGAGRDIRGVQVVAHAVPSTDRAGLRTLADELKQKLGSGVVVLGTPQEGKPALVVMVTADLCGKIPAGGVIKRIAPLVGGGGGGKPELAEAGGKDASRLGEALDASYGVIEEMLAGAP from the coding sequence TTGACCAGCAGCCTCGAGATCCGCGAAACCTTCCTGAAATATTTCGAGCAGAACGGACACAGGAGAGTGCCCAGCAGTTCGCTCATTCCCTTCAACGACCCGACGCTGCTGTTCACCAACGCGGGGATGAACCAGTTCAAGGACATCTTCCTGGGCCGGGAACGGCGCCCCTACACCCGCGCCGCCACGAGCCAGAAATGCATGCGCGTCAGCGGCAAGCACAACGATTTCAAGGATGTCGGCCACTCGCGGCGCCACCATACCTTCTTTGAAATGCTGGGCAACTTCTCATTCGGCGATTACTTCAAGAAGGACGCCATCCACTTCGCCTGGGAGCTGCTGACCGGCCGCTACGGCCTCGATCCCGGGCGGTTGTGGATCACGGTCTTCCGCGAGGACGACGAGGCGTGGGACCTCTGGCACCGCCAGGAGGGGATCCCGGCCGAAAGGATCCTGCGCCTGGACGAGGCGGACAACTTCTGGACGATGGGGGAAACGGGCCCCTGCGGCCCCTCGTCGGAGCTGCACTACGATTTCGGCCGCAGCCCCCTCCCGGACCACGGCGAGTGCGACCTGACCTGTCCCTGCGGCCGCTGGGTGGAGGTCTGGAACCTGGTCTTCATGCAGTTCAACCGAGACGCGTCGGGCCGGATGGACCCGCTCCCCTCCCCCTCGATCGACACCGGGATGGGGCTGGAGCGCATCACCACCATCCTCCAGGGACGGACGTCCAACTACGACACCGACCTGTTCCGGCCGCTGCTCGACGAGCTATCCGGGCTGTGCGGCAACGACTACGGCGCCGACCCCGGCGACGACGTCTCCATGCGCGTCATCGCCGACCACGCGCGCGCGGCCGCCTTCGTCGTCGGCGACGGGCAGTACCCGGGCAACGACCGGCGCGGCTACGTCCTGCGCAAGATCCTGCGCCGCGCCATGGTCCACGGCAAGAGGCTGGGCATCGCGGATCCCTTCCTCTACCGCCTGGCGGGGAGCGTCATCGAGGCGATGCGGCCCGCCTACCCCGAGCTGGCCGAAACGCGCGAAACCGTCGCGCGTGTCATCCGCCGCGAGGAGGAGTCGTTCGCCGGCACCCTGGGCGAGGGGCTCCGGGACTTCAACGAGCGGGCCGCCCGCCTCAAGGCCGCCGGGGAGCGGGCGCTCCCGGGGGAGGAGGCGTTCTTCCTCTACGATACCCGGGGCCTGCCGCTCGAGATCATCGAGGACCTCGCGCGCGAAAACGGGCTCACCGTCGACGAAGCCGCCTTCGCCCGCGCCTTCGAGACGCAGCGCGAGCGCTCGCGCCGGGACTACGCCTCGGGAAAAATCCGACAGGAGGTGGCCCAGACCCTCTTCGAGGGGACGACCGATTTCGTCGGGTACGACGCCGCCGGCCCCGTTCCGGCCCGCATTCGGGCCATCATCGTCGACGGCGAACGCGCCGAGGCGGTCTCCGCGGGGGAGCGGGGCGAACTGGCCCTGGACGCCACCCCCTTCTACGCCGCCTCGGGCGGCCAGGTCGGGGACACCGGGAGGATCACGCGTGACGGGGGGCGCGCGCGCGTCCTCGATACGATCTACCGCGGCACCGCCATCACCCACCTGGTCGAGGTGGAGGAGGGGCGGCTCGAAACGGGGGACGCCGTCACGGCCGAGGTGGACCTGGCCAAGCGGCGCCTGACGATGAAAAACCACACGGCCACCCACCTGCTGCAGGCGGCGCTGCGCCAGGTGCTGGGGGCCCACGTCAAGCAGGCGGGTTCGCTGGTCACGCCCGAGCGGCTGCGGTTCGACTTCACCCACTACGCCCCGCTCAGCCCCGCCGAGATCCGCAGGGTCGAGGACCTGGTCAACGGGGAGATCTGGAACAACTCCCCGATCGCCACCTCGCTCATGGACCTCGAGGAGGCGATGCGGTCGGGAGCCACGGCCCTGTTCGGGGAGAAGTACCAGGAAAAGGTGCGGGTGGTGGAGGTTCCCGGCTTCAGCCGCGAACTCTGCGGCGGCACCCACGTCCCCGCCACCGGCCATATCGGGGTGTTCAAGATCGTCGGCGAGGGGGGGATCTCGGCCGGGGTGCGGCGCGTCGAGGCGGTGACCGGACCGGCGGCGCTCGAGCGCTTCCGGTCGGACGAGGAGCTGATCGACGCGCTCCAGGAGGAGGGGCGGGTGCCGCGCCAGGAGATCCCCGCCCTCCTCGAAAAGCTCCACGGGCGCGTGCGCTCCCTCGAGCGTGAACTCGGAGAGCTGAAAGCCCGCTCCGCCCGCTCCGCCATCGGAGACATCCTCGGTGCCGGCCGGGATATCCGGGGGGTCCAGGTGGTGGCGCACGCGGTCCCCTCCACCGACCGCGCGGGGTTGCGCACGCTGGCCGACGAACTCAAGCAGAAGCTCGGCTCGGGGGTGGTCGTCCTCGGAACGCCGCAGGAGGGCAAACCGGCGCTGGTGGTCATGGTCACCGCCGACCTCTGCGGGAAAATCCCGGCCGGCGGCGTCATCAAGAGGATCGCCCCGCTGGTGGGGGGGGGCGGCGGGGGAAAACCGGAACTGGCGGAAGCCGGCGGAAAGGACGCCTCGCGCCTTGGCGAAGCCCTCGACGCCAGCTACGGCGTCATCGAGGAGATGCTGGCCGGCGCACCCTGA
- the hemW gene encoding radical SAM family heme chaperone HemW encodes MPQAELGLYLHLPFCLSRCLYCHFNSVVFDAALEARYAAALLREVNRGAGAPEGAGAGSVYFGGGTPSLLPAGRIAALLDACRGRFRLSDDCEISLEANPGTLSEEKAALWRSSGVNRVSLGAQSFSDGELVAAGRAHTAAMTLEALALLRKSGFDNISLDLMLGLPQQTPRSWRRTLERAASSGVEHLSLYMLDLDEECLLGVMAREGKVTLPDGDETADLYAESVEYLRGCGFEQYEISNFSRPGRRSRHNLKYWRREPVLAFGAGACSFDGGRRRANASSLEDYCRRIESGRSPEVRSESVEGERALSETLFLSLRLTEGLDLDRLAASTGAPLPEGYAAAIEEFLARGWIEREGSRVRLTVPGMLLSNEIFREFV; translated from the coding sequence ATGCCGCAAGCGGAACTGGGGCTATACCTGCACCTCCCCTTCTGCCTGAGCCGCTGCCTCTACTGCCACTTCAACAGCGTCGTCTTCGACGCGGCGCTCGAGGCCCGCTACGCGGCGGCCCTCCTCCGGGAAGTGAACCGCGGCGCGGGAGCCCCGGAAGGGGCCGGGGCCGGCAGCGTCTATTTCGGCGGCGGGACCCCGAGCCTCCTCCCCGCGGGGCGGATCGCCGCGCTTCTGGACGCCTGCCGCGGGCGCTTCCGCCTCTCGGACGACTGCGAGATTTCGCTCGAAGCCAATCCCGGCACCCTCTCGGAGGAAAAGGCCGCCCTCTGGCGCTCCTCCGGAGTCAACCGGGTCTCCCTCGGGGCGCAGTCCTTCTCGGACGGGGAACTCGTCGCCGCGGGGCGCGCTCACACCGCCGCCATGACGCTCGAAGCGCTCGCCCTGCTCCGCAAAAGCGGGTTCGACAACATCAGTCTCGACCTGATGCTGGGCCTGCCGCAGCAGACGCCCCGCTCCTGGCGCCGCACCCTCGAGCGGGCGGCCTCGAGCGGCGTCGAACATCTGTCCCTCTACATGCTCGATCTCGACGAGGAGTGCCTGCTCGGCGTGATGGCGAGGGAAGGGAAGGTGACGCTGCCCGACGGGGACGAGACGGCCGACCTGTACGCCGAAAGCGTGGAGTACCTCCGCGGTTGCGGCTTCGAGCAGTACGAAATCAGCAATTTCTCCCGGCCGGGGCGGCGCTCGCGCCACAACCTGAAATACTGGCGCCGCGAGCCGGTGCTCGCCTTCGGGGCGGGGGCCTGTTCCTTCGACGGGGGGCGCCGCCGGGCCAACGCAAGCAGCCTGGAAGACTACTGCCGCCGGATCGAATCGGGCCGGAGCCCCGAGGTCAGGTCCGAATCGGTGGAGGGGGAGCGCGCGTTGTCGGAAACCCTCTTTCTATCGCTCCGCCTCACGGAGGGGCTCGATCTCGACCGGCTCGCCGCCAGCACGGGCGCGCCGCTGCCGGAAGGCTACGCCGCCGCCATCGAGGAGTTCCTCGCACGGGGGTGGATCGAGCGGGAGGGATCGCGGGTGCGCCTCACGGTCCCGGGGATGCTCCTGTCGAACGAAATCTTCCGGGAGTTCGTCTAG
- a CDS encoding type IV pilus twitching motility protein PilT: MNLDTLLRTMVSKGASDLHLKVDCFPHLRVNGELVPLADQGKLAKEDSLMMAFSIMNSKQKERFRDAAEVDIGYGVRGLGRFRINVFQQRGNVSVAVRAVPSRILSFGDLFLPPVLRTIAEENRGLVLVTGTTGSGKSTTIASMLNYINENFTRHIITIEDPIEFSYNDRMSLISQREIGVDATSFASALRSSLRQDPDTILVGEMRDAETIETALVAAETGHMVFSTLHTLDAVETINRITAAFPVHQHRQIRLQLSMVLRAVVSMRLMRRSDTPGRVPAIEILRTTELIRSCIVDPDKTRLIREALAAGTSQYGMQTFDQSIYDHYKAGRISLEDAFAYSTNPEEFKLRIQGIYTTKDAAIESMQNALTR; encoded by the coding sequence ATGAATCTCGACACGCTGCTGCGCACCATGGTCTCCAAGGGGGCCTCGGACCTGCACCTGAAGGTCGACTGCTTCCCCCACCTGCGGGTGAACGGCGAACTGGTGCCGCTCGCGGACCAGGGGAAGCTGGCCAAGGAGGATTCGCTCATGATGGCGTTTTCCATCATGAACAGCAAGCAGAAGGAGCGCTTCCGCGACGCCGCCGAGGTCGACATCGGCTACGGGGTGCGGGGGCTGGGACGCTTCCGCATCAACGTGTTCCAGCAGCGGGGGAACGTCTCGGTGGCGGTGCGCGCCGTCCCCTCCCGCATCCTCTCCTTCGGGGACCTGTTCCTCCCCCCGGTCCTGCGGACCATCGCCGAGGAAAACCGGGGCCTGGTGCTGGTCACCGGGACCACCGGGTCGGGCAAATCGACCACCATCGCCTCGATGCTCAACTACATCAACGAAAACTTCACCCGCCACATCATCACCATCGAGGACCCGATCGAGTTTTCCTATAACGACCGCATGAGCCTCATCAGCCAGCGCGAGATCGGCGTGGACGCCACGAGTTTCGCGTCCGCCCTGCGCAGCAGCCTGCGCCAGGACCCGGATACGATCCTGGTCGGCGAGATGCGCGACGCCGAGACCATCGAGACGGCCCTGGTCGCGGCGGAAACCGGGCACATGGTCTTCAGCACGCTGCACACCCTGGACGCGGTGGAGACCATCAACCGCATCACGGCCGCCTTTCCGGTCCACCAGCACCGGCAGATCCGCCTGCAGCTGTCGATGGTCCTGCGCGCCGTCGTCTCCATGCGCCTGATGCGGCGCTCGGACACCCCGGGCCGCGTCCCCGCCATCGAGATCCTGCGCACCACGGAGCTGATCCGCAGCTGCATCGTCGACCCCGACAAGACCCGTCTCATCCGCGAGGCGCTGGCGGCGGGGACCTCCCAGTACGGCATGCAGACGTTCGACCAGTCGATCTACGATCACTACAAGGCCGGGCGCATCTCCCTCGAGGACGCCTTCGCCTACTCGACCAACCCGGAGGAGTTCAAGCTTCGGATCCAGGGGATCTACACGACCAAGGACGCCGCCATCGAATCGATGCAGAACGCCCTGACCCGCTAG
- a CDS encoding cysteine hydrolase has translation MNRLFFLDVDTQRDFMHKDGALYVPGAERIIPKLRRLFDFARRSGISILSSVDAHAPDDPEFGTFPPHCVKGSEGQKKIDETILGRPLVLENHPIDRNLVEAVRRYGQIIVEKQTLDLFSNPVAERLLRALPARAVVFGVTTEHCVRAAALGLRSRGVSVVLVSDAVRALSPQGEREALSEMRSAGVETVTVETLLDLGAS, from the coding sequence ATGAACAGACTCTTTTTCCTGGACGTGGACACGCAGCGCGACTTCATGCACAAGGACGGGGCCCTCTACGTCCCGGGGGCGGAGCGCATTATCCCGAAGCTCCGGCGCCTCTTCGATTTCGCGCGCCGGAGCGGCATCAGCATCCTTTCGAGCGTCGACGCGCACGCGCCGGACGACCCCGAATTCGGCACCTTCCCCCCCCACTGCGTCAAGGGGAGCGAGGGGCAGAAGAAGATCGACGAGACGATCCTGGGCCGCCCCCTGGTGCTCGAAAACCACCCCATCGACCGCAACCTGGTGGAGGCCGTCCGCCGCTACGGGCAGATCATCGTGGAAAAGCAGACCCTGGATCTCTTCTCCAACCCGGTGGCGGAGCGGCTGCTGCGCGCCCTGCCGGCGCGGGCGGTCGTGTTCGGGGTGACGACCGAACACTGCGTCCGGGCCGCCGCCCTGGGGCTCCGCAGCCGCGGGGTGAGCGTGGTGCTGGTCAGCGACGCCGTGCGCGCCCTCTCCCCTCAGGGGGAGCGGGAAGCGCTCTCCGAGATGCGATCGGCGGGGGTGGAAACCGTCACCGTGGAGACCCTCCTCGACCTGGGCGCCAGCTGA
- the radC gene encoding DNA repair protein RadC, with amino-acid sequence MYPEIHELLCNVLSRGRSGQAAELASRRLMEHFGSAGRLAQASLEEIRRAGRLPAGQAAAVYWALELGRCASSAPMRPGERFSNSRELYERYRGRYFSVPKEHFLSLHLNSKNRLIREVLVSVGSLSTSVVHPREVFAPAVRDSSAALIFLHNHPSGDPAPSREDRECTGRLTEAGRILGIRILDHIILGHDDYYSFADSGLLAPPRAAPF; translated from the coding sequence ATGTATCCGGAAATCCACGAGCTTCTCTGTAACGTGCTGTCGCGCGGGCGCTCCGGACAGGCGGCGGAACTGGCCTCCCGCCGGCTGATGGAGCATTTCGGTTCGGCCGGGCGGCTGGCCCAGGCCTCGCTCGAGGAGATCCGGCGCGCGGGCCGGCTCCCGGCCGGGCAGGCGGCGGCCGTCTACTGGGCGCTCGAACTGGGGAGGTGCGCGTCGAGTGCCCCGATGCGCCCGGGGGAGCGCTTCAGCAACAGCCGCGAGCTGTACGAACGTTACCGGGGCCGGTACTTCTCCGTCCCCAAGGAGCACTTCCTCTCCCTGCACCTCAATTCCAAGAACCGGCTGATCCGGGAGGTCCTGGTCTCGGTCGGGAGCCTCTCCACGAGCGTGGTGCACCCGCGCGAGGTCTTCGCCCCCGCGGTGCGCGACAGCTCGGCGGCGCTGATCTTCCTCCACAACCACCCCTCCGGGGACCCGGCCCCGAGCCGGGAGGACCGGGAGTGCACCGGGAGGCTCACGGAGGCGGGAAGAATCCTGGGGATCCGGATCCTGGACCACATCATCCTGGGGCACGACGACTACTACAGCTTCGCCGATTCGGGCCTGCTCGCCCCGCCGCGCGCCGCCCCTTTCTGA
- the mtnP gene encoding S-methyl-5'-thioadenosine phosphorylase, translating to MGKIKIGIIGGSGLYDMAGLEEREEVAVATPFGDPSDKLVTGTLGGKRVAFLARHGRGHRLMPSELNFRANIYAMKTLGVERILSVSAVGSLRESIAPLDIVLPDQFLDRTRGRVSTFFGDGLVAHISFGDPVCPDLLEQVFESSARAGFPAKKGGTYVCMEGPAFSTRAESILYRGAGMDVIGMTNLQEAKLAREAEICYVTIALVTDYDCWHDGHETVSAEMILGNLERNCRAAEAILTRTVADLDGERKCSCGDALKYALITRPDAVTPEAKARLAPIVGRYLP from the coding sequence ATGGGAAAAATCAAGATCGGCATCATCGGCGGGAGCGGGTTGTACGACATGGCGGGGCTCGAGGAGCGGGAGGAGGTGGCGGTAGCCACCCCCTTCGGCGATCCTTCCGACAAGCTGGTGACGGGGACGCTCGGCGGCAAGCGGGTGGCTTTCCTGGCGCGGCACGGGCGGGGGCACCGGCTGATGCCGTCGGAACTCAACTTCCGCGCCAATATCTACGCCATGAAAACCCTGGGGGTGGAGCGCATCCTCTCCGTCAGCGCGGTGGGCTCGCTCAGGGAGAGCATCGCCCCCCTCGATATCGTCCTGCCCGACCAGTTCCTGGACCGGACCCGGGGGCGGGTGTCGACCTTCTTCGGCGACGGGCTGGTGGCCCACATCTCCTTCGGCGACCCGGTCTGCCCCGATCTTCTGGAGCAGGTCTTCGAGTCCTCGGCGCGCGCGGGCTTCCCGGCCAAGAAGGGGGGGACCTACGTCTGCATGGAGGGGCCGGCCTTTTCCACCCGGGCCGAGTCGATCCTCTATCGCGGCGCCGGGATGGACGTCATCGGGATGACCAACCTGCAGGAGGCGAAGCTGGCCCGGGAGGCCGAGATCTGCTACGTCACCATCGCGCTGGTGACCGACTACGACTGCTGGCACGACGGGCACGAGACGGTCAGCGCCGAGATGATCCTCGGGAACCTCGAGCGCAACTGCCGCGCCGCCGAGGCGATCCTCACCCGCACGGTGGCCGACCTGGACGGGGAGCGGAAATGCTCCTGCGGCGACGCATTGAAATACGCCCTGATCACGCGCCCCGACGCGGTGACGCCGGAGGCGAAGGCGCGGCTTGCCCCCATCGTGGGGCGCTACCTGCCATAA
- a CDS encoding tetratricopeptide repeat protein yields MTALLLFLAAGCAPNMVAGEEKEKKGAEEMLGEARAFHEAMVPFRKAEAMIGTAAENGDEQVELFRRAVALKPDFLEAHYNLGLVHLNRKEMPEAAAALETVLRIDPQFDPEVYRLLATAYRGAGDPAAAIAALEAGVARRPDDLEMLKALAYLELGNGREAAAAENLEKVVARDPADGGSRFELALLYQKRGDGERAAAHYRKLLARAPDHFAARFNLGMLLLGGGKLSEGTAELEEAARQRPEDAQARERLGDAYSLMQQYEKAAASYRAALAGDPARPRVLSRLGFALAKLGRTGEAIEVLEGAAGPGAEGSDVHFLLGDLYGDAGRYEEALRSYARSLEADPGQKEVHYNMGTLLAERERFEEARASLRRAVQLDPRYAPAWANLARVAERLGLDREGIEANEAVIELGEGTARNYFHLGVLYAKNDLAAPAIAAFTRAVELEPERYRALLREELKNVQSVLDSVRYKPEFTRLLDLP; encoded by the coding sequence GTGACGGCCCTTCTCCTTTTCCTGGCGGCGGGGTGCGCCCCGAATATGGTGGCGGGGGAGGAGAAGGAGAAGAAGGGGGCGGAGGAGATGCTCGGGGAGGCCCGGGCGTTTCACGAGGCGATGGTCCCCTTCCGCAAGGCCGAAGCGATGATCGGCACCGCGGCGGAAAACGGCGACGAACAGGTGGAGCTCTTCCGCCGGGCCGTAGCCCTCAAGCCCGATTTCCTGGAGGCGCACTACAACCTCGGCCTCGTCCACCTCAACCGGAAGGAGATGCCGGAGGCGGCCGCTGCGCTGGAAACCGTGCTCCGGATCGACCCGCAGTTCGACCCCGAAGTCTACCGCCTGCTGGCCACGGCCTACCGCGGGGCCGGGGACCCGGCGGCCGCCATCGCGGCGCTCGAGGCGGGGGTGGCGCGGCGGCCCGACGACCTGGAGATGCTGAAGGCGTTGGCCTACCTCGAGCTTGGCAACGGCCGGGAGGCGGCCGCGGCGGAAAACCTCGAAAAGGTCGTGGCGCGCGATCCGGCCGACGGCGGCTCCCGCTTCGAGCTGGCGCTCCTGTATCAAAAGCGGGGGGACGGGGAGCGGGCGGCCGCCCATTACCGGAAGCTGCTCGCGCGCGCCCCGGACCACTTCGCCGCCCGCTTCAACCTGGGGATGCTCCTGTTGGGGGGCGGGAAGCTGTCCGAGGGGACGGCCGAGCTGGAGGAGGCGGCCCGGCAGAGGCCGGAAGACGCCCAGGCGCGGGAGCGGCTGGGGGACGCCTACAGCCTGATGCAGCAGTACGAGAAGGCGGCCGCGAGCTACCGCGCGGCCCTGGCGGGGGACCCGGCGCGTCCGCGCGTCCTCTCGCGCCTCGGTTTCGCCCTGGCCAAGCTCGGCCGGACCGGGGAGGCGATCGAGGTGCTCGAGGGGGCCGCCGGGCCGGGAGCGGAGGGCTCCGACGTCCATTTCCTCCTGGGGGACCTCTACGGGGACGCGGGGCGCTACGAGGAGGCGCTTCGCTCCTATGCCCGCTCGCTCGAGGCGGACCCGGGCCAGAAGGAGGTCCATTACAACATGGGGACGCTGCTCGCGGAGCGGGAGCGGTTCGAGGAGGCCCGCGCCTCGCTGCGGCGCGCGGTCCAGCTCGACCCGCGCTACGCGCCGGCCTGGGCCAACCTCGCGCGGGTGGCGGAGCGGCTGGGGCTCGACCGGGAGGGGATCGAGGCCAACGAGGCGGTGATCGAACTGGGGGAGGGAACGGCCCGGAACTACTTTCACCTCGGGGTCCTGTACGCGAAAAACGATCTTGCCGCCCCCGCCATCGCCGCGTTCACGCGCGCCGTCGAACTCGAGCCGGAGCGGTACCGGGCGCTTTTGCGGGAAGAGCTGAAAAACGTCCAATCGGTGCTCGACAGCGTGCGCTACAAGCCGGAATTCACCCGGCTGCTCGATTTGCCTTAG